The Apium graveolens cultivar Ventura chromosome 3, ASM990537v1, whole genome shotgun sequence sequence TCTCTCCGTTGTAGAGCCCTGTAGCTTGGGGTTAGATTTTTTTGAAAGTTAACCAATCAATCAAATTATTCTATATTTTGATTATAATATTATGGTATAGAATTAATATTTGTTCATAAGTTTAGTACTTACACtttaaattctttattttataattaaaattttagtATAGAAAATTAGTAATTTACTTTTTCAttaaaacttcattttattattgatgTCACTCATATAGAAGTCATGATATGGCCGGTCTCGCCAGTGTAGAGCCTCGTAACTTGTAGAAGTGTGAAACAGTTGTGCAAGAGGTGGCCAATTGGTCACGTTTGAACCGCCTGTTCGGAACCGGATCatataaatatttgattttattCAGTCCAAATCGAACCGGTTCAAATTCGTACAACTCGTTTAAACTGAAGTGTCGCTTACGACTATGAAACTTAAAATTCGGGCAGACCCGACCCGCACAAACCGCAAACCCCTTACCAGTTACCAGCCCGCTCAAACTAACAACCATATCTCACCTGTATACTGTATTACATTGTAGATTCTTTAGTAATTACTATTATTCTACTTATAATATTGTTATAACTATACTTttattttgttattattattttattaataatgttTCTCTTACATatattaaatatgtatatattcttttgtaattattattattcttattattatCGCTATTACTATTATCAATAGTATTATGttgatattattttattaatatattatatatgcattattttgttatttattatttttattattaaatatgtGTATATTATTAAATATGCTACTGTTACATAAATagaaaattaattatataattatttaaaaacccACCTTGAGGTGCACGTATAAGACACGTAAGTCAAGGGTCATTTTTATCAATTTTTTTCATTAGAAAATTTAATACAAGCCCACTTGGTTAAACCCGCACGGCTCGCACGAGCTCAATGACTCACAAGTCTCAGTGCCGGTTAAAGTCACCATTTCTAGGTTCAAATTCGGCCCGAACCCGACTTGTTATTTTTTCGTGCCGATTCAGTGTTCATGTTTCTAGTGTCAACCCGTGATCGGCCCGGCCCGAACCGTATGGACCGCACAAGTGGCAATCTCTAGTCGTGAAACATCCTttgttttgtatttttttttatttgtacTTATTTAATAGGAAAATGGggttaaatttttttaaaaggTGTTAATCAATTAACCAAATTATCCTATATCTTGTTTATAATGTTAACCATCGGTTATATAATAGTATAACATAGATAGACCCGTTATCACTTTTTCCAAGTAGGCTCATTAGTATTTCTTCGTGTTTTTTGTTCAATCACATCTTTACCACATTAATTGATTAGTTCCATCATTATGGAAAAATAATCTTGCATACTCTCTGGCTCCTTCATCTTAAGATTATCGTTACTCTCTGGCTCCTTCATCTTGAGATTCTCGAATTCACGACTTAATGATTGGAGTTTGATTCTCTTGACTTCGGTATTTCCTTAATATTCCTTTACCAAAATCTCGCATGCTTCCTTTACTTTGTTGGCACAGCAAATTATGGGAAAGATTGGAGTTGAAACTCCTTGTTGTATGACAAGCGATGCCTTAAAATCCTTGATGCAGGTGTTATCTTAAAAATGTGTGGCACTTTCATCAGCAGAAGCGGAGTATTTCATCAGCAGAAGCGGAGTATTTTGATGCATCAAAAGCTGTTTCTAAAGCAATATGATGGAAAATTATGGATGACATTGGACGAAAACAAGAAAGTAGCACAATAATTTATGGCGACAACAAGTCTACATCTGACATTTCTTAAAATTATGTTAGCCATGACACAACTAAGAAAATTGCAATCAAATACCATTTCATCAGTGAAGCATGTTagaaaaatatttgaataaaattaattggcATTATTTGCTTGATTTGTAACTTAGGAGATTTTTTATTTTGCAAATCCTAAACTAATGAGCTAGAATTAATTTGGTCATTATTCTGGAGTTTACaaagtttttttttgaaaaagaGACTTCTCATTAATTAAATTCAGAAGATAACATCTCCAACAATACATTTGGAGGAAACACAAAATGATTAAAGCTATTTAACAAACAAGAAATTCTGGCTAGTAAATGCGCAGCCCTATGTGCTTGCTTTTTGACATGACCTACAGCAATATCAGTTCTCTGACCAAGCTTCTCTTTGCAGACTTCTATCGTGTGTCCAACTTCCAGCAGGTAAACAATATTCCTTTGCAAAGCATGCACTACGAGTTCCGAGTCTGATTCAACCGTAACACGTTACAATCCTAATTCTTCAATCCAAATTAATGCTTCCTGCACCCCTCTTGCTTCAGCCTCCATTACTGATAATTTCCCTCCAACCCTCATGTTTTTTTCTTTAATAAACTTACCATGATCATCACGTAACACCATTCCCAGAGCAAATGACGTATCACTGCTGTAGACTGAGGCATCTATATTTATTTTGAAGCATCCCGCTGGTGGAGGAATCCACTGGATTTTGTTATTGTCAGGTGGTTTTTTTAACATATTATTCAACATAGCCTTTCGTTTGTTAACCTCCTGCCATTCTCCCACAACTTATGTGCTAATTTCCATAGCTACTGCAGATGATAACATTTTTTCTTCATATATTTTCTTGTTTCTGGTGAACCAAATGCCCCATAGCACAGAAGCAACCTTCTCAATAACCATCGCATTCTCCTTATTGATCACGTCCAACAGCCATTCAGGGGCTGATTCCACTACCTGTAGATGAGTATTAAGGCCTAACTGTTGCCAGCATCCCACAACGTAGGGACATTCACAGAAGAGATGTCGCATGTGTTCAATATCAAATTCACACATATGAAAAATTATAGTTGTCGCCACCCCTTTACCCCTAATCAAATACCTAACTGGCACATTATTTTTACAAAATCTCCACAAAAAATTTCTAACCTAGTGAGGCACCTGCATTTTCCAGATCTTGCTCCACCCCTTAGAATCAGACACACTTTGATCACTATTAATTTGAGAGGTCCAAAATTGATACCCTGACTTAACTGTATATTGTCCTTCATTTGAACCCGCCCAAACTATCATGTCTTTGGCGTTATATTGAGGAATTCTTGTCTGCAAAATAAACTCAATATCGTTATGATGAAAATCATGTTGAACCTTTTGCACGTCCCAGTCTCTGCTATTGGAACGGAAGTATTGACATGCTCCTTCATCCCTAACATTATTTAAGTGACTATCTTCCACACAAAAATCCAATTTTCCCTTCAACCATGGATCTTTAAACACTCAAATCTCCTCCCTGTTTCCTAACACCCACCTGAACCTCTTCTTCAGATTTTCCTTTGCTTCCCAAATACCCGATCAAATAAAACTGGATCCAGTACCCTTTTGCGCTTCCAATATGTGATGGTCTAAAAAGTATCTGGCTTTAAAAATGCGAGCTATAAGAGATGAGGGATTATGAGCAAACTTCCAGACATGTTTACCTAGCAAAGTTGTATTGAAACCGTGTAAGTTACGGAATCCTAAACCCCCCATGCATTTTGTCGTAGCCATTTTATCCCAAGCAAGCCACCCAATTCCCTTATTTTCATTTCCATCTGAACTCCACCAATAGTCATTCAACAATCATTCTATTTCAGTACAAAGAGACTTTGGCAGCATGAAACATGACATCGCATAAGAAGGAATTGATTGACCCACATTCTTAACCATTACAGTCTTACCAGCTTTTGACAAAATTTTATTACTCCAATCCTGCACCTTTCGTCATACTCTTTCCTTGACAAAATTAAAAACTTTTTTCCTCGACTTTCCAACAAGCGATGGTAGTCCTAAGTACTTACTATCACCGAGCTCATTCTGAACTCCCTGAATATCCTTAATGACTTGTTGTTTATCTCTTCGCACATTAGCACTAAAAAATATTCCCGACTTTTGATAATTAACAACTTGCCCTGAGTTGCAATCATActcagtcaaaagagattttacAGCTCCTGCTTCCTCTGATGTTGCTTTAAAGAATAAAAAACTATCATCCGCAAAAAGTAAATGGGTGACACGAGGAGCATTAGAACAAATTTGACAATCTATTATGATACATACATTTGCTGCTTTCGATAAACTTTGAGATAATCCTTCAACACAAAATAGGAATAGGTAGGGAGACATGGGGTCTCCTTGCCTCAACCCCCTCTTCGGTTTGACGGGTCCAACTGAGCTGCCATTAAAAGAAATCATATAACTCACCGTCGTAACACACATCATTACCCATCTAATCCATTTATCAGCAAAGCCCATGACTTTCATTCTACTCCTTAAGTATGCCCAATTAACACGATCATATGCTTTCGAAATATCTAACTTCAATGCTACCTCTCCATCTTGACCTCTGTTCTTCGTCTTCATGTAGTGAAGAGCCTCAAAAGCCACCAGAATATTATAAGAGCTGTTCCTACCCGGGACAAAAGCTGATTGATTCTCAGATATGGAAATTGGGAGgattttctttagtctgttggcAAGCACTTTAGCTAGAATCTTATATAAAACGTTACATAAAGCAATGGGCCGAAGATCTGACATTCTCTCTGCATTCTCCTTCTTAGGAATCAACACCAAAGTCGTATCATTTAGCTCTACAGGAAACGACATTTCTGAAAGCCAACTCTGACAAGTCTTGTAGATTTCTACTCCAATTAACTCCCAAAAATTTTGGAAGAAGGCCGGGCTAAAACCATATGGACCAGCTGATTTATCAGGGTGCATCTGTTTCACTGCTTCAGTTACTCTACAAATGTAACTTCAGCTGTTAGCTTCTCATTCTGAGCGTCAGTTATGACTCTGACATTAGTTTCTTGCGCTTGAGCATGAACCCACTATCACCCTCCGCAAAGATCTTTTTAAAATACTCAGCTGTAATTTTACACATATCATCATGATTATCAACCACTTCCCCTTCAGTCGAAATAAGTTGAGCAATATGATTTAGTTTCTTCCTTTTTGATGTTGCAGCGTGAAAAAACTTTGAGTTAGTATCGCCCTCCGTAAGCCAAGAAGTTTTTGCTCTCTGCTTACAGTGCAATTTCTCATGATAAAGCAACTCATCTAATTTCTTCGTCTCCTCAAAATATCGTTTCACCCCTTCCTCATCACTTCTATTAACCCAAGCATTGATTATCTCTTTCTGATTTTTCACCTTATCACGAAACTTATGAAAAAAAGTCCTCCCCCATCTTGCCATAAAAGAGGATACAGAGATTAGCTTAGGGAGGAGATGAGATGCAggaatatttctccagtaatccATTACCTCTAGTTTAAAGCTCGGCTCATGCAACCAtgtattttcaaatttaaatcaaaattgTTTTCTTGAGAAACTACTATTCATGAGTTCGAGTAAAATTGGATCGTGATCAGATTTAATTACATGAAAAATAGAGAGCTTACATAGCGAGAATTTCCTCCACCACAGCACATAAGCAAAAGCTCTATCAAGACATTCTTTTACCCATCTGTCTGTACCCTTACTTTTCTCCCAAGTATAGTCACCCCCATCAAGTCTAGCTCCGTAAGACCACAATCCTCGATAGCTGATTTAAAACCATCAACAAAGTTATTATTTTTTGTAAGTTACATGTCATTTCCCCCTATAAATAAAAATCTTGCATCATTGTTTTACACACCAAAAAAAAGCTATAGaattttcattattttcttgCATTCCTCTTAGAGCCCTAAGTTCAGTTTCTGTGAGATAAAAAGTAGTGTTTGTTCAGTTCGTAGAAAGCGAGTCTTCAAGTGCTTAAGACTACCTTTGTTCGTTATATCCTGGGAGACGGAAGCCACAACACCTTCAGGCACCATACGGAAGGGGCTAATCTGTTTTAAGGAGAGCGTAGTTTTCACGTGACTCGAACAATTTTTGATATTTGTATTATCGATTTGCTGATTTAAGGTACTCCTTTTACTTATACTCCTAACAAAGCATTCAAAGATTGGGTCATAAAGTGGGAATTATGTCACGAGAATGATAATCTAGCTGATAATTTTACAGAGGAGTCAACAACTTCCATTTTCGAGAGAACTTGAAATAATCAGAAACATGCATTGGGGGGAGTGATGAAGTTAATGCATTTCAAGACAAAATTCAGAGAGACATATCTCTtaaaatttctaaattaattcTAATTGAAGTAAGTTTATAATCCTGAAGAGTCATTTGACTAGTATTAATTAGAAATCTTCTGAATTACATGTAAATTATTAGTAAAAGTAGTAGTAATCTATTGCTATTTCATTTAGTAAGTATGTATAATCTGAGTACTTTTATGATAATGTATGCTTTGCTCCTTTTTATACGCGGATATTGACTTTTGAAATTTAATATAGATGTATGACCATGCTTTCAAAAAGGCACCAATTTAAATTTTTGACTAGACACCCGAATCTCTAGAGCCGTCCCTGCTAATGACTACTTCCGTGATGTAGAGGTCAAACGCTAATAGGGATTCAAATCTCTAGGACCGGCCCTGCTAATGACTCTTACAATGATGCATAGACCAAACGATGGAGTAGGCTACATGGTGGTCCAGAAACCAAGCAAGTAGTACAGAATTATATTTCAAACCTTGGCAACATTGAAAGATCGATGAGCTTCAGTTGGTAATAATCTTTTCCGGTATTTGAGTTATGTTCTCTAATATTATGAAAGTAAATTGCATATGAATTATCCTTCCTCCCTTTTCTACCTGAGAATTTGCAATACCATAAGCCACTGTTTGTTGGTTAGATGCTAGGATGCACGGGTGCGGCGAGTGCGGCTGCGCAGTGCGGGGATACGAGGACTCAGCAAATTTAAAAATATGGGGATACGGGTGCGGGGGATTCGACagttattaaaaaattataaaatatatatataatagtaaAAGTGCATTTAACTTAAACTAAATAGAGAAATATATAAGTTCAACATGCTTAATAATTAAATTAACATATTAAATAATAGAGTCAAACATCAATCAACATTAAACATAGATTCCATCTCTGACTCATCAAGTGAAAGAGAAGCAATCTCAAGCTCCTCGCCTCCATCAAACGGATCAAAGCAATCACCGCCAATATCCCACAACTTTGTTTCTCCAGTTAAGTAGGCATCACTCTTTCTCGAAAGAAGCCGAAGGTTGTTGTGCACTTAAACTAAATTTTCTGTCCGAATTGGTAGTATCTTATTCCTTCTGAATTTTCTGCCCGAATTGGtagtataataataataataagaaatCTGAGTTTTAAAGTTAAAAAAAAAGTTTGAAAAATTACGAAAATTGCCCCTCCCGCACCCCCTTCCCGCACACCCGCCGCACTCATGTTCACAAATTTAGGGACACGCCATGTGGCGCACCCGGCCGCACCCGGTCACACCCCCGCACCCGTGCTTCATAGGTCAGATGAAACACGCTGAGAATCAAATGGAAGTAGTATTATTTTGAAATGTTTCTAGTTTCTATATTGCATAGATAAATTTAGAGTAGTATTTAGTTCGTCTGATTTTGGAACAAATGTTCATTTGCACCTCAACTCTTGCTCTGTCAATTTTTTCACTCTAATTCTACCTTTAATGTTCTTCACAATTTTATCTTTTTCCGGAGTCTCTCAATTTTTTCAAGTCACCGTCTCTTCACTTCATTTTTTGGCAACAAAACCAAATTTAAATGCAAAAACTGCATATGATAGCAATATTAGATGAATCGTTCAAGTGTATATTCTACATTAAACTCCGAAACCTGTAGAACTTTCAAGGGCGGTACTCATTTTATAGAAGATCAGAAACAGGAAAATTGAAAGTGCACAACTGTTAAAATTATTCAGGAAGCAGGGTCTCCAGAGTCCAGCTTAAGTTCTGACAATTTGCAGTACTGAATTTGCTATGCATTCATAATTTTAACTAAAATATTAGAATCTAGCTCTAATCAACAACTGCTCTACTTAACAGTAAACTCATAATCATGTCTTATAATGCAACGTAAGCAGCATATCAAAACCAATGGAATATAACAGAAGATTGGTCATGAACACGAATCATATCTCTTGAAGCTATAATAGACAATTGTATCAACTTATAACATTAAGTTACCAAGTCAAGTTCTGCGAAACCATCAGTTGGTTTGTGCTCCAGATGCTCTTATCTGATCCTTATCATATGGAACATTCCATCACAAAAGTACTTCTTTATTCTACTTTCCCATGTCAATTCGAAGGCTGGAGATCTTCCTTTAAACTTCACTCTAACAAAAGATTCTAACTAAGCTGGAACCACAGAAGTTGCTAGGAAGTCAAGAATTAATATGCACATTTTTACCAGCAAAACAGATTGCTTAATTTTAACTAAATTCAGTTATTGCAAAGGAATCAACGAATGCCGAACGACAACAACCAGTCATCTACCATATGACAAAACCTGTTAAATATTTAATGTTTTTAATCATGGGAAGGACCATAGAGAGAAAGGAAAAACTTTTTCCAAAGTTAAAGGGGGAATCCTTTGCAATAAGTTTCTATGAAGTAGACTCCAGAATGATAAGGATTCGAGATATCAACAAGATGCATAGTGTTGCAGAGATTCCTAGAGCAATTACCTCATATATCACATACTAACAGGGTCCTCCACGATCATTCGGATAGTATCTGAAAAGGATCTCAGCAAGTTGTGCAGCCTCCAAATTTTATTTTCCTTGTGATTTGATAGTCTTGAGTTTTGACCAATATAATACAGTAACTGTCACAGTGAATCTGCAGCTTATCATTTTTCTGCGCAACCATTCAAGTTAGTTATTACGCCCATAACAAAGATATCCTTGCATAGGGTGCAGTTGACAAAAATTATGGCAATGTCAGTATACACTAGTACTAAACATCATTTGATAAGATTAAACAATAACAACTGGAATTCCTTGGTTGGACGGTAAGAAAAATAGAAAAGGCTATGTG is a genomic window containing:
- the LOC141715063 gene encoding uncharacterized protein LOC141715063, coding for MDYWRNIPASHLLPKLISVSSFMARWGRTFFHKFRDKVKNQKEIINAWVNRSDEEGVKRYFEETKKLDELLYHEKLHCKQRAKTSWLTEGDTNSKFFHAATSKRKKLNHIAQLISTEGEVVDNHDDMCKITAEYFKKIFAEGDSGFMLKRKKLMSES